In the genome of Quercus robur chromosome 3, dhQueRobu3.1, whole genome shotgun sequence, one region contains:
- the LOC126719410 gene encoding protein FAR1-RELATED SEQUENCE 7-like has protein sequence MDHDTENKGKTNFIDLEKHWSTILEKGIDQLTDAQITGLKFNSLDDGGEFYDTYAKLVGFSFRKDEIKRNKDNIVTSRRWVCAKEGLRIRKNESNLNCMRERPITRSGCKAAFRIRFERKLGEWVVGEFKREHNHDLVP, from the coding sequence ATGGATCATGATACGGAAAACAAAGGGAAGactaattttattgatttggaaAAACATTGGAGTACTATTCTCGAAAAAGGAATAGATCAATTGACTGATGCCCAAATAACTGGTTTGAAATTCAATTCTCTAGATGATGGTGGAGAGTTTTATGACACATATGCAAAGTTGGTTGGGTTTAGTTTTCGCAAAGATGAGATAAAGCGTAATAAAGATAACATTGTGACCTCTAGAAGATGGGTTTGTGCAAAGGAAGGATTGCGAATTAGGAAAAATGAGTCCAATTTAAATTGCATGCGTGAGAGACCAATAACAAGAAGTGGTTGCAAGGCCGCTTTTCGTATTAGGTTTGAACGAAAGTTAGGTGAATGGGTGGTAGGAGAGTTTAAAAGGGAGCATAATCATGACTTAGTTCCGTAA